In the genome of Thiorhodovibrio winogradskyi, the window CATCGGCCTTCATCTGGGCGTAGTCCCGCACCCGGCGCAGCAGTCGGTTGGCGATGCGTGGGGTGCCGCGCGCGCGGCGGGCAATCTCGCCCAGACCCTCGGCATCGCTTTCCACCGCCAGAATGCCGGCGGAGCGGCGCAGGATCACGGCCAAATCCGCGGCTGAGTAGTATTCGAGCCGCTGCACGATGCCGAAGCGATCACGCAGCGGCGAGGTCAAGAGGCCGGCGCGGGTGGTGGCGCCGACCAGGGTAAAGGCCGGCAGATCGAGCTTGATGGAGCGCGCCGCCGGGCCGTCGCCGATCATAATGTCGAGCTGAAAGTCCTCCATTGCCGGATAGAGGACTTCTTCCACCACCGGACTCAGGCGGTGAATTTCGTCGACGAATAGTAAATCCCCCGCATCAAGGTTGGTCAGGAGCGCGGCCAGATCGCCGGGCTTCTCCAGCACCGGACCCGAGGTCTGGCGCAAATTCACGCCCATCTCCTGGGCCAGAATATGCGCGAGTGTGGTCTTGCCAAGCCCCGGTGGGCCAAAGATCAGGGTATGGTCGAGCGCTTCGTCGCGCGCGCGCGCGGCGCCGATAAAAATCTCCATCTGCTCGCGCACCCGTGGCTGGCCGATGTAGTCCGCCAGGCTGCGCGGGCGCATGGCGCGATCAAGCGCCCGATCCTCTGAACTCGCGGCGGGGGTGATCAGGCGGTCGGTGTCGGACATAGTGGGCAGCTCGCGCGGAGTCAGGAATCAGG includes:
- the ruvB gene encoding Holliday junction branch migration DNA helicase RuvB, whose amino-acid sequence is MSDTDRLITPAASSEDRALDRAMRPRSLADYIGQPRVREQMEIFIGAARARDEALDHTLIFGPPGLGKTTLAHILAQEMGVNLRQTSGPVLEKPGDLAALLTNLDAGDLLFVDEIHRLSPVVEEVLYPAMEDFQLDIMIGDGPAARSIKLDLPAFTLVGATTRAGLLTSPLRDRFGIVQRLEYYSAADLAVILRRSAGILAVESDAEGLGEIARRARGTPRIANRLLRRVRDYAQMKADGRINRAVADRALGMLQVDQQGFDHMDRRLLSAVIEKFAGGPVGVESLAAAIGEERGTIEDVLEPYLIQQGYLMRTPKGRVATLLAYQHLGLSGAQVAGAMAGAASGLSRAQTHGDLFAKQPAIGPQADSENKTDQPL